The Micromonospora sediminicola genome contains a region encoding:
- a CDS encoding cytidine deaminase family protein has protein sequence MIMRDTDRALVQAATAVAKLRCRSDNHSVAAAVRSTDGRVFSGVNVYHFTGGPCAEVVALGAAATQGAGELEAIVAVGDRGRGVIAPCGRCRQVLLDYFPSIRVIVGPPDGLRAVPIADLLPETYVWADQQVEVPAAVPRTGVWPMPVVPGVRQSAED, from the coding sequence ATGATCATGCGGGACACCGACCGGGCGCTCGTGCAGGCCGCCACCGCCGTCGCGAAGCTCCGCTGCCGCAGCGACAACCACAGCGTCGCCGCCGCCGTGCGCAGCACCGACGGCCGCGTGTTCAGCGGCGTGAACGTCTACCACTTCACCGGCGGCCCGTGCGCCGAGGTGGTGGCGCTGGGCGCCGCCGCGACCCAGGGCGCCGGCGAGCTGGAGGCGATCGTCGCGGTGGGGGACCGGGGGCGCGGTGTCATCGCGCCCTGCGGGCGCTGCCGGCAGGTGCTGCTCGACTACTTCCCGTCGATCCGGGTGATCGTCGGGCCGCCGGACGGGCTGCGCGCCGTCCCGATCGCCGACCTGCTGCCCGAGACGTACGTCTGGGCCGACCAGCAGGTCGAGGTGCCGGCCGCCGTGCCGCGCACCGGGGTGTGGCCGATGCCGGTGGTGCCCGGCGTCCGCCAGTCCGCCGAGGACTGA
- a CDS encoding YciI family protein — protein MRFDRHTVVLLVRPDDAPDLPQDALDRIQDAHLAHQAGLVEQGAVLAAGPFLDGDDERIRGFVVLSVDPDTARNLYANDPAVSAGRLVARVTSWMVPEGQVRFEQVPVPRSMLEAAAGD, from the coding sequence ATGCGATTCGACAGGCACACCGTGGTGCTCCTGGTCCGCCCGGACGACGCGCCCGACCTGCCGCAGGATGCCCTCGACCGAATCCAGGACGCGCACCTGGCGCACCAGGCCGGGCTGGTGGAGCAGGGCGCGGTGCTCGCGGCCGGGCCGTTCCTCGACGGCGACGACGAGCGGATCCGCGGCTTCGTGGTGCTGTCGGTGGATCCGGACACGGCGCGCAACCTCTACGCCAACGACCCGGCGGTCAGCGCCGGGCGTCTGGTCGCGCGGGTGACGAGCTGGATGGTGCCGGAGGGCCAGGTCCGCTTCGAGCAGGTGCCGGTCCCCCGGTCGATGCTGGAGGCCGCGGCCGGCGACTGA
- a CDS encoding helix-turn-helix domain-containing protein produces the protein MDDGERYSIGDLARRTGVPVKTIRFWSDRGVVPPTDRGPTGHRRYGPEAVTRLDLVRTLRELGVDLPTVRRVVAREITLPEVASAHADALTAQIRLLRSRRAVLTVIARRGATPEGADLLHRLAGLAARERRRLVDDLLDATFGDLTDPGFAGIRRSLTPELPDDPDDGQIEAWVELAELTLDPSFRAGLRRLAEQHAADRAGAEGVRRDVVAVVREEAAPALAAGVDPASPDADPVLSRATARYARLCGRPDDADLRRRMLTRLETAHDPRRERYLELLSVVNGWPPAESLTPVLDWSIRALRARQPLP, from the coding sequence ATGGACGATGGCGAGCGCTACTCGATCGGCGACCTGGCCCGGCGGACCGGGGTGCCGGTGAAGACCATCCGGTTCTGGTCCGACCGGGGCGTCGTGCCGCCCACCGACCGCGGGCCGACCGGCCACCGCCGCTACGGCCCGGAGGCGGTGACCCGGCTCGACCTGGTGCGGACGTTGCGGGAGCTGGGCGTGGACCTGCCCACCGTGCGCCGGGTGGTGGCCCGGGAGATCACCCTGCCCGAGGTCGCCTCGGCGCACGCGGACGCGTTGACCGCCCAGATCCGCCTGCTGCGGTCACGCCGCGCGGTGTTGACGGTGATCGCCCGGAGGGGTGCCACGCCGGAGGGGGCCGACCTGCTGCACCGGCTGGCCGGCCTGGCCGCGCGCGAGCGGCGGCGGTTGGTCGACGACCTGCTCGACGCCACGTTCGGCGACCTGACCGATCCGGGGTTCGCGGGGATTCGCCGGTCACTCACCCCAGAGCTGCCCGACGACCCGGACGACGGCCAGATCGAGGCGTGGGTGGAGTTGGCCGAGCTGACGCTGGACCCCTCCTTCCGGGCCGGGCTGCGGCGGCTGGCCGAGCAGCACGCGGCCGACCGGGCCGGCGCGGAGGGCGTACGCCGGGACGTGGTCGCGGTGGTCCGGGAGGAGGCGGCCCCGGCGCTGGCCGCCGGGGTCGACCCGGCCTCGCCCGACGCCGACCCGGTCCTCTCCCGGGCGACGGCCCGGTACGCGCGGCTCTGCGGCCGCCCGGACGACGCCGACCTGCGCCGGCGGATGCTGACGCGGTTGGAGACCGCGCACGACCCGCGCCGGGAGCGCTACCTGGAGCTGCTCTCCGTGGTCAACGGCTGGCCGCCGGCCGAGAGCCTGACGCCGGTGCTGGACTGGTCGATCCGGGCGCTGCGCGCCCGGCAGCCCCTACCCTGA
- a CDS encoding ABC transporter ATP-binding protein: protein MTALLSTRDLVVGYEGRTVLDGLELDLPADAFTVIVGPNACGKSTLLRTMARLLTPRRGAVLLDGAAIRDLPTRDVARRLGVLPQSPLVPEGITVADLVGRGRQPYQRWWRQWSTEDGRAVDEAMRLADVTGLADRPVDTLSGGQRQRVWIAMTLAQDTDALLLDEPTTFLDLAHQVEVLDLLHRLRAERGRTVVAVLHDLNQAARYADHLVAMRDGAVVAAGPPREILTADLVRDVFGLDCVVVPCPVTGAPLVVPALTQTSAAPAGTPAAAGAPVGDA from the coding sequence GTGACCGCGCTGCTGTCCACCCGCGACCTGGTCGTCGGCTACGAGGGTCGGACCGTGCTGGACGGGCTGGAGCTCGACCTGCCGGCCGACGCGTTCACGGTGATCGTCGGGCCGAACGCCTGCGGCAAGTCGACCCTGCTGCGCACCATGGCCCGGCTGCTCACGCCGCGACGCGGCGCGGTGCTGCTCGACGGCGCGGCGATCCGCGACCTGCCCACCCGGGACGTGGCCCGGCGGCTCGGCGTGCTGCCGCAGAGCCCGCTGGTGCCCGAGGGGATCACCGTGGCCGACCTGGTCGGGCGTGGGCGGCAGCCGTACCAGCGCTGGTGGCGGCAGTGGTCGACCGAGGACGGCCGGGCCGTCGACGAGGCGATGCGCCTGGCCGACGTGACCGGGCTCGCGGACCGCCCGGTGGACACGCTCTCCGGCGGCCAGCGCCAGCGGGTCTGGATCGCGATGACGCTGGCCCAGGACACCGACGCGCTGCTGCTGGACGAGCCGACCACCTTCCTCGACCTGGCCCACCAGGTGGAGGTGCTGGACCTGCTGCACCGGCTGCGCGCCGAGCGGGGCCGGACCGTGGTGGCCGTGCTGCACGACCTCAACCAGGCCGCCCGCTACGCCGACCACCTCGTCGCCATGCGCGACGGCGCGGTGGTGGCCGCCGGCCCGCCGCGCGAGATCCTCACCGCCGACCTGGTCCGCGACGTCTTCGGGCTCGACTGCGTGGTCGTGCCCTGCCCGGTCACCGGCGCCCCGCTGGTGGTGCCCGCCCTCACCCAGACCTCGGCCGCTCCGGCCGGCACGCCGGCCGCGGCCGGCGCCCCCGTCGGCGACGCCTGA
- a CDS encoding ABC transporter substrate-binding protein, translated as MRRLAAALTAALALGVGLTACGESDPVAGTGSGETREITHAMGTTKVPTEPKRVVVLDTDKIDTALSLGVTPVGAATAGEAKSWPTYFGADKLAGIKEVGVLTEPDLEAINALKPDLILGSKFRQEKFYDELSAIAPTVFTEKVGITWKENFLLDGQALGREQQAKDLLATYEKRAKDFGATLGDAPSRKISIVRFIPGNIRVYGPDSFSGIVVGDTGLGRPQRQLLEGKEDRRFDLVSAERVNEVDGDVVFVTAYGEKAAAEQAKVTTGSLWQGLSAVKAGKAHVVSDEVWMTGIGVGAANKILDDLEKYLAA; from the coding sequence ATGCGTCGTCTCGCCGCCGCACTCACCGCCGCCCTCGCCCTCGGGGTGGGCCTCACCGCCTGCGGGGAGAGCGACCCCGTCGCCGGCACCGGCTCCGGGGAGACCCGGGAGATCACCCACGCCATGGGCACCACCAAGGTGCCCACCGAGCCCAAGCGCGTGGTGGTGCTCGACACCGACAAGATCGACACCGCACTGTCCCTGGGCGTCACCCCGGTCGGCGCGGCCACCGCCGGTGAGGCGAAGAGCTGGCCCACCTACTTCGGCGCGGACAAGCTCGCCGGCATCAAGGAGGTCGGCGTGCTCACCGAGCCCGACCTGGAGGCGATCAACGCGCTCAAGCCGGACCTCATCCTCGGCAGCAAGTTCCGCCAGGAGAAGTTCTACGACGAGCTGTCCGCCATCGCCCCGACCGTGTTCACGGAGAAGGTCGGGATCACCTGGAAGGAGAACTTCCTCCTCGACGGCCAGGCGCTCGGCCGGGAGCAGCAGGCCAAGGACCTGCTGGCCACGTACGAGAAGCGGGCGAAGGACTTCGGCGCGACGCTCGGCGACGCCCCGTCGCGGAAGATCTCCATCGTGCGCTTCATCCCGGGCAACATCCGGGTGTACGGCCCGGACTCGTTCTCCGGCATCGTGGTCGGCGACACCGGCCTCGGCCGCCCGCAGCGTCAGCTGCTGGAGGGCAAGGAGGACCGGCGCTTCGACCTGGTCAGCGCCGAGCGGGTCAACGAGGTCGACGGCGACGTGGTGTTCGTGACGGCGTACGGCGAGAAGGCCGCCGCCGAGCAGGCCAAGGTCACCACCGGCAGCCTCTGGCAGGGCCTGTCCGCGGTCAAGGCGGGCAAGGCGCACGTGGTCTCCGACGAGGTGTGGATGACCGGCATCGGCGTCGGCGCCGCCAACAAGATCCTGGACGACCTGGAGAAGTACCTGGCCGCCTGA
- a CDS encoding FecCD family ABC transporter permease gives MQDRPERGGALAGKALLRVRGVAVPFRWRPVVVAGVLLLLLGGAVVLSLSLGTPYVAPGDVVRSLSGAGTPYDLVVRDLRLPRAVLAALAGAAFGVAGTLIQSVARNPLASPDVIGVTQGAGLAATVALTGGAAAVLVAPAALVGGLAAAVLVFALGARHGLAAQRFVLAGVAVAFAFRALTEVVMLTADPIDGLRAQLWLIGTLAGKGWTEAGWIAGTLLVLLPVLLWAGWALRSSALDDDTARGIGLRPVARRIGLAGTGVLAAAAVTAQVGAVDFVALVAPQVARRLIRAERPPLVCAALVGALLLVLADLAGRRLFAPTQLPAGVLTAAIGGPYLIFVLLRTRGRRS, from the coding sequence GTGCAAGATCGCCCGGAGCGGGGTGGGGCGCTCGCGGGGAAGGCGCTGCTGCGGGTTCGGGGGGTGGCGGTGCCGTTCCGGTGGCGGCCGGTGGTCGTGGCGGGGGTGCTTCTCCTGCTGCTCGGCGGTGCGGTGGTGCTCAGCCTGTCGCTGGGGACGCCGTACGTGGCGCCGGGCGACGTGGTCCGCTCGCTGTCCGGTGCGGGCACCCCGTACGACCTCGTGGTGCGCGACCTGCGACTGCCCCGCGCGGTGCTCGCGGCCCTGGCCGGCGCGGCGTTCGGCGTGGCCGGCACCCTGATCCAGAGCGTGGCCCGCAACCCGCTGGCCAGCCCCGACGTCATCGGCGTCACCCAGGGCGCCGGGCTGGCCGCCACCGTGGCGCTGACCGGCGGGGCGGCGGCGGTCCTGGTGGCACCGGCGGCGCTGGTCGGCGGGCTGGCCGCGGCCGTCCTGGTGTTCGCGCTCGGCGCCCGGCACGGCCTGGCCGCGCAGCGGTTCGTGCTGGCCGGCGTGGCGGTGGCGTTCGCGTTCCGGGCGCTCACCGAGGTGGTGATGCTCACCGCCGACCCGATCGACGGCCTGCGCGCCCAGCTCTGGCTGATCGGCACCCTGGCCGGCAAGGGCTGGACCGAGGCCGGCTGGATCGCCGGCACCCTCCTGGTGCTGCTGCCGGTGCTGCTCTGGGCCGGTTGGGCGCTGCGCAGCTCGGCCCTGGACGACGACACGGCGCGGGGGATCGGGCTGCGCCCGGTGGCCCGCCGGATCGGGTTGGCCGGCACCGGCGTGCTGGCCGCCGCCGCCGTCACCGCCCAGGTCGGCGCCGTGGACTTCGTGGCGCTGGTCGCCCCGCAGGTGGCCCGCCGGCTGATCCGCGCGGAACGGCCGCCACTGGTGTGCGCCGCCCTGGTGGGCGCGCTGCTGCTGGTCCTCGCCGACCTGGCCGGGCGCCGGCTGTTCGCGCCCACCCAACTGCCGGCCGGTGTGCTGACCGCCGCCATCGGCGGCCCGTACCTGATCTTCGTGCTGCTGCGCACCCGAGGGAGGCGGTCGTGA
- a CDS encoding Nramp family divalent metal transporter, translating to MTLPDRLARRLPAPPVRHAPRGPARDLPSRPAATRGRLILLGPAFVAAVAYVDPGNFATNSTAGARYGYLLVWVVVAANLAAMLVQTLTAKLGLATGRSLPELCRDHLPRPLNRAMWAQAELVAMATDLAEVIGGAVALHLLFGIPLLPGGVIVGTAAFAVLALRSRGFRTFEIAIAVLLGVIVLAFAVNLVTAGPDLSATAGGLLPRTAGTDSMLLAAGILGATVMPHVIYVHSALTPNRIPTSGEAQRRTVARGLRIDVLVALGIAGGVNLAMLLVAATSFHGSGIPGTDTLEGVHAGLAGTLGATAAVGFAVALLLSGLASTSVGTYAGEVIMQGFLRRRIPLLVRRTVTLLPALAVLAIGVDPTRALVLSQVVLSFGIPFALIPVVAFTRRRDLMGSLVNRPATTAVAVLITALVVALNAFLLWQLVA from the coding sequence ATGACACTGCCCGATCGTCTTGCGCGGCGGCTGCCGGCTCCGCCGGTGCGCCACGCGCCGCGGGGCCCCGCGCGGGATCTGCCGTCGCGACCGGCGGCCACGCGCGGCCGGCTCATCCTGCTCGGGCCGGCGTTCGTGGCCGCGGTCGCCTACGTCGACCCGGGCAACTTCGCCACCAACTCCACCGCCGGCGCCCGCTACGGCTACCTGCTGGTGTGGGTCGTCGTGGCGGCGAACCTGGCCGCCATGCTGGTGCAGACGCTCACCGCCAAGCTCGGCCTGGCCACCGGCCGCAGCCTGCCCGAGCTGTGCCGGGACCACCTGCCCCGGCCGCTCAACCGGGCCATGTGGGCCCAGGCCGAGCTGGTCGCCATGGCCACCGACCTGGCCGAGGTGATCGGCGGTGCGGTGGCCCTGCACCTGCTCTTCGGCATCCCGCTGCTGCCCGGCGGCGTGATCGTCGGCACCGCCGCGTTCGCCGTGCTGGCGCTGCGGTCCCGCGGCTTCCGCACGTTCGAGATCGCCATCGCGGTGCTGCTCGGCGTGATCGTGCTGGCGTTCGCGGTCAACCTGGTCACCGCCGGGCCGGACCTGTCCGCCACCGCCGGCGGGCTGCTGCCCCGCACGGCGGGCACCGACAGCATGCTGCTCGCCGCCGGGATCCTCGGCGCGACCGTGATGCCGCACGTGATCTACGTGCACTCGGCGCTGACCCCGAACCGCATCCCCACCAGCGGCGAGGCGCAACGGCGGACGGTGGCGAGGGGCCTGCGGATCGACGTGCTGGTCGCGCTCGGCATCGCCGGCGGGGTCAACCTGGCCATGCTGCTGGTCGCGGCCACCAGCTTCCACGGCAGCGGCATTCCCGGCACCGACACGCTGGAGGGCGTGCACGCCGGGCTGGCCGGCACGCTCGGCGCCACCGCGGCGGTCGGCTTCGCCGTGGCCCTGCTGCTGTCCGGCCTCGCCTCGACCAGCGTCGGGACGTACGCCGGCGAGGTGATCATGCAGGGTTTCCTGCGCCGCCGGATCCCGCTGCTGGTGCGCCGGACGGTGACGCTGCTGCCCGCGCTGGCCGTGCTCGCGATCGGCGTCGACCCGACCCGGGCGCTGGTGCTGTCCCAGGTGGTGCTGAGCTTCGGCATCCCGTTCGCGCTGATCCCGGTGGTGGCCTTCACCCGCCGCCGCGACCTGATGGGCAGCCTGGTCAACCGCCCGGCCACCACGGCCGTCGCGGTGCTGATCACCGCGCTCGTGGTGGCGCTCAACGCGTTCCTGCTCTGGCAGCTGGTCGCCTGA
- a CDS encoding FecCD family ABC transporter permease: MTTVAVRPARADAPARRGAPRRVAVTLAAALLLLVALLASLALGSRHLPVDQVWHALVAPDDGDATTVVRELRLPRTALGLVVGLALALAGVLFQAVTRNPLAEPRILGVSAGASFGVVLAIAVFGVSTLTGYVWFGIAGALLAGLLVFAVANRTREGASPVTLALVGAALDAGLGAVVYALLSIDARTFEEYRFWVVGGLTGRDVGVAGQVLPFVLAGVLLAALAARGLDALALGDDVARGLGHRVALVRLAAGGGGVLLTGAAVAAAGPIAFVGLAVPHLARALVGADHRWTLLVAALLGPALVLAADVTGRLVSPPGEIPAGIITALLGAPLLAILVRRAKVVTA, from the coding sequence GTGACCACCGTCGCCGTCCGGCCCGCGCGGGCCGACGCCCCCGCCCGCCGCGGTGCCCCCCGCCGCGTCGCGGTCACCCTGGCGGCGGCGCTCCTGCTCCTCGTCGCCCTGCTGGCCAGCCTGGCGCTCGGCAGCCGCCACCTCCCGGTGGACCAGGTGTGGCACGCGCTGGTGGCCCCGGACGACGGCGACGCGACCACGGTGGTCCGCGAGCTGCGGCTGCCGCGTACCGCGCTCGGCCTGGTCGTCGGCCTGGCCCTGGCGCTGGCCGGCGTGCTGTTCCAGGCGGTCACCCGCAACCCGCTCGCCGAGCCGCGCATCCTCGGCGTCAGCGCCGGGGCCTCCTTCGGGGTGGTGCTGGCCATCGCCGTGTTCGGCGTGAGCACGCTCACCGGCTACGTCTGGTTCGGCATCGCCGGCGCGCTGCTCGCCGGGCTGCTCGTCTTCGCCGTCGCCAACCGCACCCGTGAGGGCGCCAGCCCGGTCACCCTCGCGCTGGTCGGCGCCGCGCTCGACGCCGGTCTCGGCGCGGTCGTGTACGCGCTGCTCAGCATCGACGCCCGCACGTTCGAGGAGTACCGCTTCTGGGTGGTCGGCGGGCTCACCGGGCGGGACGTGGGCGTGGCCGGGCAGGTGCTCCCGTTCGTGCTGGCCGGGGTGCTGCTCGCCGCGCTGGCCGCCCGTGGGCTGGACGCGCTCGCCCTCGGCGACGACGTCGCCCGGGGGCTGGGGCACCGGGTCGCCCTGGTCCGGCTGGCCGCCGGCGGGGGCGGTGTGCTGCTCACCGGCGCCGCGGTGGCCGCCGCCGGCCCGATCGCGTTCGTCGGGCTGGCCGTGCCGCACCTGGCCCGGGCGCTGGTCGGCGCCGACCACCGGTGGACGCTGCTGGTCGCCGCGCTGCTCGGTCCCGCCCTGGTGCTGGCCGCCGACGTGACCGGTCGCCTGGTCTCCCCGCCCGGCGAGATCCCCGCCGGCATCATCACCGCCCTCCTGGGCGCCCCCCTGCTGGCGATCCTGGTCCGCCGCGCCAAGGTCGTGACCGCATGA